Below is a window of Picosynechococcus sp. PCC 7002 DNA.
AATGACCAAGCTCACAGGATTGTACCTAGAATGCAGGTAATTTTGCACCAGTTTGAACCTGCCAGAGGCTGTAGTATAAACCCTGCTGATCGAGGAGTTGCTCATGGGTGCCTTGTTCAACAATTTTGCCTTGATCCATCACATAGATGCAGTCGGAATGGCGGATCGTGGAAAGGCGGTGGGCGATCGCAATGGTGGTGCGATGCTGGGTGATTTTTTCGAGGGATTTGGCGATCGCCGCTTCGGTTTCATTGTCCACAGCAGAAGTAGCCTCGTCCAAAATCAGAATGGGCGGATCTTTCAAAATGGCGCGGGCGATCGCCAAGCGTTGCCGCTGGCCACCGGATAATTTTTGCCCCCGTTCCCCGACGATGGTGTCGTACTGTTGGGGCAGGGTTTCGATAAAATCGTGGGCTTCCGCAAGTTTTGCGGCCTGGATAATTTCTGGGAGAGTTGCATCGGGGTTCCCGTAGGCAATGTTTTCGGCCACGGTGCCATGGAACAGAAACACATCCTGACTCACTAGACCAATGGCGCGCCGTAGATCCTTGAGATAGATATCGCGAATATCCAGGCCATCGACAGTAATTTGTCCCTGGTTAATTTCGTAGAAACGCAGGAGCAATTTCACAATCGTACTTTTCCCAGAACCTGTCGCCCCCACGATGGCAATGGTTTGACCCGCAGGAATATGGAGGGAAAAATCTTGCAAAACCGGCGCTCGCTCAAAGTAGGCAAAGGAAATATTGTCGAGTTTGATTTCTCCTTTGACGGTATGGGTGGGCAGGGCTACTTCTCCAGAACGAATTTGCACTTCGGTATCGAGGAGATTAAAGACCCGGTTACTCGAAGCCATCGCCCGTTGATAAAGATCCATCGTTTGCCCCAGGCGGGTCAGGGGCCACAGCAACCGCTGGGTCATAAACACCAACACACTGTAGGTACCCACAGCCAAAGCTCCTTGTTCCACCTGCAATCCACCGAAAAAGAGAATCGCCGTAAACCCAGCCAAAATCGCAATCCGGATCAAGGGGATAAAGGCGGCACTTAAGGCGATCGCCCGCTCATTACTTTGAAGATAAGCATCACTGTCAAAGCGGAGCCGTTCTAGCTCGTAATGCTCCGTCGTAAAGCTTTTAATGGTCGTGATGCCGCTGAGGTTATTGGATAGGCGCGAGCTGAGTACCCCTACCTTTTCGCGCACATCGGCATAGCGGGGAGCCAACTTTTTCTGGAACGCCACAGAACCCCAAATGATGATCGGAATCGGCGCCATCGCCATCCAAGCCGCCGAGGGGGTCGCGTAGAAAAATAAACCCCCAATCAAAATCACCGTCGTGATCACCTGCAAGATTTCGTTGGCGCCCACATCGAGAAAGCGTTCCAACTGGTTCACATCGTCATTGAGCAGGGCCAATAGCTCCCCGGTGCTGCGTTCTTCAAAGTAGCCCAACTCCAGTTCCTGCAAATGGCCGTAACCATCGAGACGGAGATTGTGTTGCATTTTTTGGGCTAAATTGCGCCACAGACGTTGGTAGAAATATTCAAAAATGGACTCGGCACTCCAGATTAGGAAAGACAAAATGCCGATGACGACCAATTGACCGATGATGCTGGTGACACCAAACTGGGCCACAAAGGAGTTGTCCCGCTGTACCACGGTATCCACTGCCACCCCGATCAGCACCGGAGGCGCCAGATCAAAGAGTTTATTCAGAACGGAACAGGCGATCGCCAAATTGATCTGTTTGCGGTAGCGACTACCATAGCGGAATAAACGGGTTAGCGGATGGGACATACTCAAAGAAAATCAAGCCAATACCCAAGAGATCATAACCTGTTCTGTTTAATCTTCGCCCGGCTCTAGCACCTGCACATCTACCGTTTTAGCGTCGGCGTTATCCGTCCCTTGCGACCCATCCACTTCCACGGCGGCCACCTCCACCGTCCCCTCAGGGGTCTGGCGCTGGAATTTCTTTTCTGTAATTTGCACCACTTCACCGCAACTAGGACAGCGGGCCATGGAATTGTTTAAACCCGTAAATTCATAGCCACAGACCGGACAATCTGCCTCTACCAAATTGCGCTTGAGCCACCACTGGAAGCCCACAACCCCCAAGGCGATCGCCACGGGAATGAGCAGAATGAGAATAATAAACCCGTTGACAACCCAGCCGAGGCCCACCGAAGTCAGTAACGCCGCGATCAGAATAAAGGTCAAAAAACAGCCGAGGCCCGAAGAAGAGAATTGAATATTACGAGAGAAAGGATCGTTCACAATGTTTCTTAATAATTGTTAACTGCTTACGATAGTGCCTCAAGTTTATTTCACAAACCGAGATGATAAGCTTACAAATGCACAAAAATTATTTTAATAAATCATGTCGGAAAGCAATAATACACCTCTTTTATTGAGGGCTGCACGGGGGGAAAAAGTTGAGCGGACACCGGTTTGGATGATGCGTCAAGCCGGACGTTACATGAAAATTTATCGCGACCTGCGGGAGAAGTACCCGAGCTTCCGGGAACGTTCTGAAAATCCTGATCTCGCTATCGAAATTTCGCTCCAACCTTGGCATGCATTCCAGCCTGACGGTGTAATTATGTTTTCGGATATTCTCACTCCCCTACCAGGGATGGGGATTCCCTTCGACATCATCGAAAGCAAAGGGCCAATCATTGAAAACCCGATCCGCACCCAGGCCCAGGTCGATGCTATGACCCCCTTTGATCCGGCAGAATCCTTGCCTTTTATCAAAACAATCCTTGGCACCCTCCGCCAGGAAGTGGGCAATGCCTCAACGGTACTGGGATTTGTCGGTGCCCCCTGGACGCTAGCGGCCTATGCCATTGAAGGTAAGAGTTCAAAGAACTACGCCATCATCAAAAATATGGCCTTTTCTGAGCCTGCTGTGTTGCACAGTTTCCTTGGAAAAATTGCCGATGCGATCGCCGATTATGTTTGCTACCAGATCGAATGTGGGGCCCAGGTGATCCAAATGTTCGACTCTTGGGCGGGCCAACTCAGTCCCCAAGACTACGATATGTTTGCCTTGCCATATCAAAAACGGGTCGTGGACAAAGTCAAAGCAAAATACCCAGACTTCCCGCTGATTCTGTACATCAGTGGCAGTGCCGGTGTTCTAGAGCGCATGGGTAAATCTGGTGTCGATATCGTCAGCGTCGATTGGACGGTGGATATGGCCGATGCCCGCCAGCGCCTTGGTAAAGACATGAAAGTCCAAGGCAATATTGATCCTGGTGTGCTGTTTGGTTCCCAGGACTTCATCAAAGCGCGGATCATTGACACCGTGCGTAAAGCGGGCAATTGGGGACATATTCTCAATCTCGGCCACGGTGTTCTCGTCGGTACCCCCGAAGATAATGTCCGCTTCTTCTTTGAAACCTGTAAGAACGTCCAGAGTTTCCTCTAGGTTTTAAAGCCATTCCTTCATTCAGAAAAAGCGTTTTAGGAGAGTCAAATCCTAGGGCGCTTTTTTTGGGGAATTGGGCTGATACCGTAGGCAGGGCCGACATTTCTCGATAGAATTTCCTAGCGTTTGCTTTTAGTTAAAAATTCTGGGGAATCAGTGGGATGACAGTGCAACCAAAACTCATTATTCACGGTGGGGCCGGCAGTTCCCTCAAGGGCAAAGGGGGCTTAATCGCCGTACGGGAGTCGCTCCACAGGATTGTTCAAGAGGTTTATGACTTCCTAGAACAGGGCGGCAGTGCTGTGGAAGCCGTTATCCTAGGGGCAAAATTATTGGAAAATGAGCCGCGTTTCAATGCAGGTACAGGGTCAGTGCTCCAGTCCGATGGTCAAATTCGCATGAGCGCTTCCCTGATGGATGGTACGGCCCAAAAGTTTAGCGGCGTGATTAATGTGGGCCGCATTAAAAATCCCATCGAAGTGGCCCAGGCGTTGCAAACAGAAGATGATCGGGTACTGTCCGATGTCGGTGCGGCAGAGATGGTGCGGGTAATGCAGCTCCCCATTCATGATCCTCTGACCGATTTACGCCTCGAAGAATGGCTGGAAGAACGTAAGGGAAATTTTCGCAGTAGTATGGCCGGGGTTGTCGCGGAGGATGAAATGGCCCGGCGCGGCACCATTGGGGTGGTGGCTTTGGACCAAAATGGTCGGGTTGCAGCGGCCACATCTACGGGCGGAAAAGGTTTAGAGCGGATTGGTCGGGTGAGTGATTCGGCGATGCCTGCGGGAAATTACGCGACTCAGGTGGCTGGGGTTAGTTGCACGGGCATTGGGGAAGACATTATTGACGAATGCCTTGCGGCGAAGGTGGTTATTCGGGTCACGGATGGTTTAAGTTTGCCAACCGCCATGGAAAAATCAATCCAGGAAGCAACGGCAAATAAACGGGATCTGGGGGCGATCGCCTTGGATGCCGAGGGCAATATTGTCTGGGGAAAAACCAGCGAAGTGCTTTTGGCGGCCTACCACGACGGCACCGCTGTGGGGGATACCCTGGAATGGCAACTGGAACCGGGGGTCGGTTGTCTCTAGGGAAGAGGGGAGGCCGATGGTGATGCGCACTCTTCTAAAACGTTTGGCGATCGCCCTGGGGACATTGCTTGCCATTAGTTTTGTGATTTTCACGATTTTGGCCTTGGCACCGGGGGACCCCCTCAGTGAATTTGCAAATAATCCGGCGATCACCGCAGAGGTGCGGGAAAATATCCGGCGATCGCTGGGCCTGGATCAGCCCTTTTATCTTCGTTATGTCAAATGGCTCTGGGCGCTGGGCCAGGGGAATTTGGGCTATTCTTTTACGAGTAAAAGTCCTGTGCTGGGTCTGATTTGGCAACGCCTGCCGACGACCCTCTGGGTGGTGGGTCTTGCCTACGGTTTGAGTGTGGCGATCGCCTTACCCCTGGGGATTATTTCTGCCCTGCGCCGCAACTCTCTTTTGGATCAACTGGCCACCACCTTTGCTTTTTTGGGGTATTCCCTACCCACTTTTTTCACGGGTTTGCTAGCGATCATTATCTTTAGCGTGAAATTGCAGTGGCTCCCCTCGCTATACAACAGCACCCTGGTGGTCAATGACTTTCAAAGTTTTTGGCAGCAGATCCAGCAATCGATCCTGCCGATCACCGTCCTTGCGTTGTACCAAACGGCAATTTTGACCCGGTTTGTGCGCAATGCGATCCTCGAAGAGTTGCCCCAGGATTATGTGCGGACGGCCTATGCTAAGGGCTTAGGGGAATTTGCCGTGCTCCGCAAACATATTTTGCGCAATGCTTTGATTCCCGTTGTCACTCTGATTGCCATTGATGTGCCGAGCATTGTGACGGGGGCCTTGGTGACAGAGCAAATTTTTCGGGTGCCGGGGATTGGCGCACTGCTCATTGAATCCATTAACCGCAACGATACCCCCGTGATCATGGGCATCACGATTATCTATGCGGCCTTGGTGGTGATCTTTAATGCGATCGCCGATCTAAGTTACCGTTTCCTCGACCCCCGCATTAAGTAACAAAACAATCCTCCCTTAAGGGAGGTGCCGCAGGCGGAAGGTGTTTATCCCTTGAGTTAACACTCCCCTGACCCCTCTCAAGAGGGGAAACAGTTGCCGGTGTGTTGGCGAGCTCCACAAAATTCTTTCCTCTAGGGAAGCTAGAGAAGTGTTACTAAAGGAGAGTTTATTCTTCTTCAGCAGTCATATCCACAGTTTCTAAACCGTCTTCTTCTGCTGGGGGCGGTACTAGGGCCACTGCCACAATTGCATCATCCCCATCGAGGCGTTGTACCCTGACTCCGGTGGCACTGCGGGACTGGAGCGAGATGGATTCCACTGCTTGACGGATCATAATGCCGCGCCCCGTGACGAGCATCAGCTCATCTTCGGGATTGACAATTCTCAGGGAAGCCAACCGATC
It encodes the following:
- a CDS encoding ABC transporter ATP-binding protein; translated protein: MSHPLTRLFRYGSRYRKQINLAIACSVLNKLFDLAPPVLIGVAVDTVVQRDNSFVAQFGVTSIIGQLVVIGILSFLIWSAESIFEYFYQRLWRNLAQKMQHNLRLDGYGHLQELELGYFEERSTGELLALLNDDVNQLERFLDVGANEILQVITTVILIGGLFFYATPSAAWMAMAPIPIIIWGSVAFQKKLAPRYADVREKVGVLSSRLSNNLSGITTIKSFTTEHYELERLRFDSDAYLQSNERAIALSAAFIPLIRIAILAGFTAILFFGGLQVEQGALAVGTYSVLVFMTQRLLWPLTRLGQTMDLYQRAMASSNRVFNLLDTEVQIRSGEVALPTHTVKGEIKLDNISFAYFERAPVLQDFSLHIPAGQTIAIVGATGSGKSTIVKLLLRFYEINQGQITVDGLDIRDIYLKDLRRAIGLVSQDVFLFHGTVAENIAYGNPDATLPEIIQAAKLAEAHDFIETLPQQYDTIVGERGQKLSGGQRQRLAIARAILKDPPILILDEATSAVDNETEAAIAKSLEKITQHRTTIAIAHRLSTIRHSDCIYVMDQGKIVEQGTHEQLLDQQGLYYSLWQVQTGAKLPAF
- a CDS encoding FYDLN acid domain-containing protein; the protein is MNDPFSRNIQFSSSGLGCFLTFILIAALLTSVGLGWVVNGFIILILLIPVAIALGVVGFQWWLKRNLVEADCPVCGYEFTGLNNSMARCPSCGEVVQITEKKFQRQTPEGTVEVAAVEVDGSQGTDNADAKTVDVQVLEPGED
- a CDS encoding ABC transporter permease, producing MMRTLLKRLAIALGTLLAISFVIFTILALAPGDPLSEFANNPAITAEVRENIRRSLGLDQPFYLRYVKWLWALGQGNLGYSFTSKSPVLGLIWQRLPTTLWVVGLAYGLSVAIALPLGIISALRRNSLLDQLATTFAFLGYSLPTFFTGLLAIIIFSVKLQWLPSLYNSTLVVNDFQSFWQQIQQSILPITVLALYQTAILTRFVRNAILEELPQDYVRTAYAKGLGEFAVLRKHILRNALIPVVTLIAIDVPSIVTGALVTEQIFRVPGIGALLIESINRNDTPVIMGITIIYAALVVIFNAIADLSYRFLDPRIK
- the hemE gene encoding uroporphyrinogen decarboxylase — protein: MSESNNTPLLLRAARGEKVERTPVWMMRQAGRYMKIYRDLREKYPSFRERSENPDLAIEISLQPWHAFQPDGVIMFSDILTPLPGMGIPFDIIESKGPIIENPIRTQAQVDAMTPFDPAESLPFIKTILGTLRQEVGNASTVLGFVGAPWTLAAYAIEGKSSKNYAIIKNMAFSEPAVLHSFLGKIADAIADYVCYQIECGAQVIQMFDSWAGQLSPQDYDMFALPYQKRVVDKVKAKYPDFPLILYISGSAGVLERMGKSGVDIVSVDWTVDMADARQRLGKDMKVQGNIDPGVLFGSQDFIKARIIDTVRKAGNWGHILNLGHGVLVGTPEDNVRFFFETCKNVQSFL
- a CDS encoding isoaspartyl peptidase/L-asparaginase, translated to MTVQPKLIIHGGAGSSLKGKGGLIAVRESLHRIVQEVYDFLEQGGSAVEAVILGAKLLENEPRFNAGTGSVLQSDGQIRMSASLMDGTAQKFSGVINVGRIKNPIEVAQALQTEDDRVLSDVGAAEMVRVMQLPIHDPLTDLRLEEWLEERKGNFRSSMAGVVAEDEMARRGTIGVVALDQNGRVAAATSTGGKGLERIGRVSDSAMPAGNYATQVAGVSCTGIGEDIIDECLAAKVVIRVTDGLSLPTAMEKSIQEATANKRDLGAIALDAEGNIVWGKTSEVLLAAYHDGTAVGDTLEWQLEPGVGCL